From the genome of Acetobacter aceti NBRC 14818:
CATGTGGCTGGGTGATAACGAGATCGCTCCGAAGAACCCTGAGCGGCATTTCATCAAATTCTGCGAGACGTGGTTTGCTAAGCGTGGTCAACCCTGATTGTACAAATATACGAGCATAATCTATCTAAATAGATAATCAGCGCTCTCCAAAAGGATGACGACCGTGCTTACGCATCAAGTCATCAATGGCCTCCCCGATCAAACCCTGAATAGTTGTATCAGTATCAAGCGCAAGTTGATGTAGTCCCTTGCTAACTGCTGGAGAAAAATACCCCACCACAGCCCGCTTACCTTCTCTCGGATTACGTGGGCGGGCTTTCTCTACCACCGTTTGCGCTGCCGGTTCCACAACCGATGGCGCGACCGTCTTTTTGAGACCAGCAAACCGACTCATGCCGTATATCCTCAACTTAGAAAATTGCTAACGCGTTTTTGTGTCATCTTGTTTGTGTGATGGCATGTTAACTTGATCACACACCCAATTCCACAACAGTGCTATATCAGCAGCAGCCTTGCTTTCCGGCTCTGCTTCCTGCGCGGTACGACCGGAACCAACGCTATGATGAAAAACTGCACGCTCAGGCAAAACAACAGGAGCAACAGGGATACCAAACTGCGCCACAACCTCGGCCGCCTCCTTATAAACTTGGGGCGCACGAGGAGGACCCGCAGTAAAAATCACGAAGGCAGGCTTGCCACTGGCTCGCACAAGTTCCGCCGTTGTTCTAACAGCGTCCATATCGAAAGCACGTGGTCTGCATGGAATTAACAAGAAATCAGCGACACGACACGCCTCACGCGCCATAATATCGGCATGTGGGGGGGTATCTATTATCGATAGTTCTGCGCCCAGTTCGGACGCTTGTTCCAGCTTTCTTGATAACAAGGCGTGCGCCGCACAATCCACCACATCAGGCTCGACATCCCCCCGCCATGCTTTCCATGAACTTGCAGTCGCTTGGGGATCGGTATCGAGGATCAGAGAAACGTATCCAGCGGCACTAGCACTAGTAGCCAAGTGTAGGGCAAGCGTCGTCTTCCCAGCGCCTCCCTTCTGACTAATGATCGCGATTGTTTTCATGTCACCATGTTTCTGTGTTAACACATTAACAAATTACCATGTTATTTTGATAACTCAATATCTTCCTCAAAAAAATCGACGATCTAATCGAACCCAATATTCCGCATGTCTCCGACCGATGCCGTTAGCACCCATATAATGCTATCATGTTTATGTGTTAACACATAAACACAGTGACGTGTTATCTTTCCGCTGCACAATGGCAGCGACAGTGTTCTTGCTGATTCCCAGATCGCGGGCGATCCACCGATAACTCCGCTTTTCGGCCACCAACGCCAGAACCTTCGGAGCCAGACGGTCAGACTTCGGCCGCTCTTCTTTCTGTCGGCCGAGAACCTTCCCTCGCGCCCTGGCGGCGGCCAGACCGGACTTCACCCGCTCGCTGATCAGATCCCGCTCGAACTCCGCAATCCCGGCCAGAACCGTCGCCAGCATCCGTCCATGTGGTGTTGCCAGATCGAACAGAGGTGGTCCCCATTTTTCGGACAGGGCGATAAGCTATCATCTGGCCTGAACGAGGACGGGTTTTATGGGCAAGGTTACGCGGAAACGGTATGCGGCAGAGTTCAAGTCACGGGTTGCGCTGGAGGCGATCCGTGGGGAACTGACGCTGGCGGAACTGGCTTCGAAACATGGCGTGCATCAGACGATGATCGCCCAATGGAAGCGCCAGGCGATCGAAGGCATGGCAAGCCTTTTTTCTGGTAAGTCAGTAACGGAACCTTCAGTCAGCCCTGCTGATGTAGAGAAACTGCACGCGAAGATAGGCGAGCTTCTCGTGGAACGGGATTTTTTACGCGATGCCTCTGCTCGGTTGGGCGTGATCAGAGGCGGCAGATGATTGACCCACAGCGACCGCGCCTTTCCATTGTCCGGCAATGCCTGCTGCTGCATCTGAACCGGTCTGGCGTCTACTATCGGCCTGTGCCACAGAGCGAGGCCAATCTGGCGTTGATGCGGCTGATCGACGCCCAGTTCCTGGAAACGCCATATTATGGCTCACGGCAGATGACATGGTATCTGCGCCGCCTGGGATATGAAGTCGGCCGCAAGCGGGTCCGGCGGCTCATGGCGATCATGGGCCTGCGGGCGGTCTACCAGAAGCCGCGCACGAGTGTGCCTCATCCGGAGCATCGGAAATATCCGTATCTGCTGCGGGATCTGGTCATTGAGCGGCCTAACCAGGTCTGGTGTTCCGATATCACGTATATCCCCATGAAACGGGGATTTCTCTATCTCGTGGCGATCATTGCTATCTCCATAATTAAACTGCCACGGCCAGAATTATTCTGCCATATTCCGGGATTCCATGGGATCATGTAGCCAGACCCGAGATAATCCAACTACCGCCCTTCTTCCTGCTCGGTCTGGTTTTCCGCATGGAAGCGCCTCAGTCCGTCTTCGACTTCCTTGCGAGATTTGTAGCGGGTTAGGTGGCGATCCTTCTGCGAAGCCAGAAAGCGGCAAACGCTGCCTTTGCTGCCCACTCTTTCCCATCCAAACCGTTTGACGCTTTCGGCATGAAGATCAGCCATACGGAGAAGCGGGGCGTTCTTACGCAGCCAAGCGCCCAGTTCTTCATCAAGCCATATGCCGTGGCGACGGATCGTGGTGGTTTTCTGATGTTGGCACAAAAACCGCTGCAAGCCGCTTCGGCTTGGTGTCCGTTCTTTCCCAAACTTCTCCAGGCAGAGTTTCCGAAGCTCGTCATTCCTGTATTTCGGGTATTCAGCGAGTAACCACGAAGCGACTTCCGGCTTGTCGGAGAAGAAATCCTTATCCCCCAAACGGCCCTTCCGACCCTCGCTTTTCAGAAAGCCAGCGACAGTCGATCTGGACGGCACGCGAGACTCACCGAACTGCTCAATACAGGCATTTCTGATTTCATCAATCGAACCGGTTGTCTGATTTTGACGAAGCCATTCTGCCAATTCACGATCACGGTATAGCTGATTCAGGAAAGGCGCACCTTTTTTGGTGTCACCAAAAAAGGTCGCAATATCCGCTGCTGTTAGCCCGCATTCCTGTCCGAACTTGGTTTTTACGGCTCTTGCCATCAACGAGTAAGTAAAAACCGGACTTGTAATCATTTTTGAAAGATAATCTGCGATTTCTGCGGGAATTTCTTTTGGGGTATTCATCAGGAAAATCTCGATTGAAGTGCAAAAATACGCTATAAAGTGACTGCAACGCACGGTGACACGGTGAGAATCTCCCGGCCGTAACGACCTGCCAAGGCGTGCTATGCAGGGGTCTGGGGAGGCCCTGCTCGTGCGTTGCTCTTCTTTTCACATTCGTTCTGCAAATGATTGGCAAGCAGAAGGGTAAGCACCAGCCTCCTGTTAATGATTCTTTTCCGGACATCCATATTCTCACCAATATCCTCGACCTGCCGCGAGATTGAATCAGGCACATCCACAGATGTCATGCCATATTGCTCCTGATCTTCCGCGCAACTGGCGAGTCATCCTCTGGCGACTTCTTCGGGTCCATGTTCTTGAAAACAGACATATCCGGCACTGGCATCAGCCCCTGTGCGAAGCGTTCCGCCTTTTCCGGATTCTGCATGTGCATCTCGATCAGATCGTCAATCAGCGGTCGCACTCACGACCCGCTCTTTCGACAGTCCTTTCAGCCACACTTCGGCGCTTTTCCGAGCCGTATGCTGCCGCAGGTCTTTCATCTCCTGCGCCATCGTGGCGATTTCCTGCCGCATGTGCGTGACCACCTGGTCCCGCGCCGACTGGATGCCCGTCACCACCTGATCAACCGACGCATCCGCGTTCAGGTGCAGATCAGCCGTCAGCCGCGTGTGCAGCGTCAAGCCTTCCGATGCAGCTTCCAGCCTTGAGCGCAGAAGCTCGTCGGGCGCATCCTCGGCAAGACCAAGCAGGGTGCGGACCTCGATAAGCGTCATCTCAGCCATCGCTCAGCCCTCCCTTATGTGCCGCTCGGTGGATTGCCGTCCGCCGTCGTTCCGGCTCCGGCCTTCCACGATCCGCCCGTGCTGAGGAAGTCAGCCACATCGCCCCATGTGTCCGTCGCGTTCGACGCGCCCAGCAGATACTGGGTGATGATCGGCGTGACCGTCCCATTCCATTCATTGGTGGTCGCATTGATGTTCTCGGCACGGAGCAGGCGCAGCGCCACGCCCTCGTTCCCCGGAACTGTCACCAGATGCGTCGGACGCACGCCAAGAGGACGCCCGCTCTCCGATTTCTGACTCATCATGGCCGCACGGACCACGGAATAGTTATAGGGCGTCAGCGGGTCCGTGCAGGCAAAGGCAAGCTGCCACAGGCCATATCCCACGTTGTAACGGGCGTCCGCGCCATAAAGATTCTGATTTCTGTAGAAAACACCGTCATCAGTCGGCTGTGTTTTCTGCACGAAAACAGGCGGACGCCTGTTCTGGAAAATCAGCGGCCTGATGGGACGTGAACAGTCCAGCAGGAACCACGGCGCATTTTCACCCGAGCCAAACACGTTGGATACCACCGCCGTGCTGCCTGAATTGTAAGGTGACTGCGGATGCTCCTTGGAAAAGAACGGCTGTCCATCCAGACAGGGATTGATGAAGCCTTCCCCGAGGAGACTGAAGATCAGTTCATCCGGATGCGTCGCCGCCGCGATTCCCATATCGCGCATGATCGGCGCGTAAAAACCGTAGCGGTCATCTTCAATGTCGTTTCGATCCACCGCGACCGTCTGCTCCCAGTTCCGATTCTCTATCTGGAAGGACTTGCTGCCGAGATGGTTGATCGTGCGCGATCCGGCCCACTCCCTCATGTGAGGGAAATTGGTCAGAAAGGAATAGTTCGAAATGGCCGTGCTGCTCGGCACAATCATCGAAACATCCTTGTAATAGCTCTGAGCACTCTCAAGCGCCTGATTGAAGGCGTTCTTAAATTCGGTAAAGAGAACCGAAAGGTTCCCCGTGGACATTTGCATCGTTACGTTTCCTGCTTCTATTACGGATCAGGACAGCCCGAGCTGCGCCCTGATGGTTTTTCTGAGTGCTTCCTGTTCGCTGTCCTGCGTTGCCTGGTCGGATGCTGCCGGACGGACGGTCATCAGCCGGATGGCCGCCATGTCCTCGCGTATCCCGGCCAGCAGCGTTTCCGTCTCGTCCTGAGCGCCCGCCGTATGCAGGGACGCCAGTTCGCGGATGTTCGGCAGATTGGTCAGGGACGTGTTCACGATCCGGGTGACATTGCCCTTCGCATCCGTGGCGAAAGCCGGTGACAGAAAGCGATATTCCCTGCCTTCAACAGCCTTTTCCCCGGCGGGCGTCCATTCGACACGCCCCCAGATGCCGTCTTCCCGTGACTGCAATTCCACAATCCAGCCAGCAGCAGGCGCTTCTCCGCCACTCTTCGCGG
Proteins encoded in this window:
- a CDS encoding ribbon-helix-helix domain-containing protein gives rise to the protein MSRFAGLKKTVAPSVVEPAAQTVVEKARPRNPREGKRAVVGYFSPAVSKGLHQLALDTDTTIQGLIGEAIDDLMRKHGRHPFGER
- the parA gene encoding ParA family partition ATPase, which encodes MKTIAIISQKGGAGKTTLALHLATSASAAGYVSLILDTDPQATASSWKAWRGDVEPDVVDCAAHALLSRKLEQASELGAELSIIDTPPHADIMAREACRVADFLLIPCRPRAFDMDAVRTTAELVRASGKPAFVIFTAGPPRAPQVYKEAAEVVAQFGIPVAPVVLPERAVFHHSVGSGRTAQEAEPESKAAADIALLWNWVCDQVNMPSHKQDDTKTR
- a CDS encoding phage head-tail connector protein, which codes for MAEMTLIEVRTLLGLAEDAPDELLRSRLEAASEGLTLHTRLTADLHLNADASVDQVVTGIQSARDQVVTHMRQEIATMAQEMKDLRQHTARKSAEVWLKGLSKERVVSATAD
- a CDS encoding Mu-like prophage major head subunit gpT family protein, producing MQMSTGNLSVLFTEFKNAFNQALESAQSYYKDVSMIVPSSTAISNYSFLTNFPHMREWAGSRTINHLGSKSFQIENRNWEQTVAVDRNDIEDDRYGFYAPIMRDMGIAAATHPDELIFSLLGEGFINPCLDGQPFFSKEHPQSPYNSGSTAVVSNVFGSGENAPWFLLDCSRPIRPLIFQNRRPPVFVQKTQPTDDGVFYRNQNLYGADARYNVGYGLWQLAFACTDPLTPYNYSVVRAAMMSQKSESGRPLGVRPTHLVTVPGNEGVALRLLRAENINATTNEWNGTVTPIITQYLLGASNATDTWGDVADFLSTGGSWKAGAGTTADGNPPSGT
- a CDS encoding phage protease gives rise to the protein MSSEAIVTGVMSALPEIVAHTEGGKAPEWIQIVPAGTFKGVDGRGPYHLHNASQVIASSLPNGGRPLPLDYNHATVMAAKSGGEAPAAGWIVELQSREDGIWGRVEWTPAGEKAVEGREYRFLSPAFATDAKGNVTRIVNTSLTNLPNIRELASLHTAGAQDETETLLAGIREDMAAIRLMTVRPAASDQATQDSEQEALRKTIRAQLGLS